GCGGCCCTTGCCACACGCCGCATCGTGCGGGAGCATGTTCCTTAACGCGCCGCGCCGGCGCGGGGGAGATGAGCGTTGTTGGAAGAGGTCGACAAGCGCGCGGTCGTGCTCCTTTCGGGCGGGCTCGACTCGGCGACGTGCGGGGCGATCGCGCGGGCGGAGGGGTACGACATCAACGCGCTGACATTTCGCTACGGGCAGCGGCATGCGTTCGAGATCGACGCCGCGCGCGTGGTGGCCCGGATGCTTGACGCGAAGCGCCACGTGATCGCGGACATCGACCTGCGCGCGTTCGGCGGCTCGGCGCTGACGGGCGACATCGAGGTGCCCAAGGACCGCGACGCGGCCGAAATGGCGGACGGCATCCCCGTCACCTACGTCCCCGCGCGCAACACGATCTTTCTTGCGTACGCGCTGGCGTTCGCCGAGACGAGCGGCGCGCGCGAGATCTTCATCGGCGTGAACCACATCGACTACTCCGGCTATCCCGACTGCCGTCCCGAATTCATCCGCGCGTTCGAGCGCGCCGCGAATCTAGGCACGCGCGCCGGTGTCGAAGGAGATCGATTCGCCATCCGCACGC
This region of bacterium genomic DNA includes:
- the queC gene encoding 7-cyano-7-deazaguanine synthase QueC, giving the protein MEEVDKRAVVLLSGGLDSATCGAIARAEGYDINALTFRYGQRHAFEIDAARVVARMLDAKRHVIADIDLRAFGGSALTGDIEVPKDRDAAEMADGIPVTYVPARNTIFLAYALAFAETSGAREIFIGVNHIDYSGYPDCRPEFIRAFERAANLGTRAGVEGDRFAIRTPLIELGKADIIRKGLSLGVDFSLTHSCYDPAADGAACGRCDACVLRRRGFEEAGVADPTRYA